The Xanthobacter flavus genome includes a window with the following:
- a CDS encoding GntR family transcriptional regulator — protein sequence MSERNAQRSRTRASARGSLSAPAVPKAGISKGGSSEFAYQVIRAEIVSLALAPGSDLDEAALVSRLGLSRTPLREALVQILPNRGTRVAPMGWNDIREHLEAFDLSQRLVTRWAALRRTEAQIAAIDAQREAFEAAAAQRDSEAMLEINWRFHAAIAACCRNSVVERFYLQLLTTNLRISRLAMTYDCFATEEAYDAHIGNIIREHREMVEAIRARDADRADALGSSHAGLARKRVSECLTQSMLSDMELPLGGAPDSLA from the coding sequence ATGTCTGAACGAAACGCACAAAGAAGCCGCACCCGTGCCTCCGCACGCGGCAGCCTTTCGGCGCCGGCCGTCCCCAAGGCCGGAATCTCCAAGGGGGGGTCGAGCGAATTCGCCTATCAGGTGATCCGCGCCGAGATCGTCTCACTGGCGCTTGCTCCCGGCTCGGACCTCGACGAGGCGGCGCTGGTGAGCCGCCTCGGCCTCTCGCGCACGCCGCTGCGGGAGGCGCTGGTGCAGATCCTGCCCAATCGCGGCACGCGCGTCGCGCCCATGGGCTGGAACGACATTCGCGAGCATCTGGAGGCCTTCGACCTCTCCCAGCGCCTCGTCACCCGATGGGCTGCCCTGCGGCGGACCGAGGCGCAGATCGCCGCCATCGACGCCCAGCGGGAGGCGTTCGAGGCGGCGGCGGCGCAGCGGGATTCCGAGGCCATGCTGGAGATCAACTGGCGCTTCCATGCCGCTATCGCCGCCTGCTGCCGCAACAGCGTGGTCGAGCGCTTCTATCTCCAGCTGCTCACCACCAATTTGCGCATCTCGCGCCTTGCCATGACCTACGACTGCTTCGCGACCGAGGAGGCGTACGACGCGCACATCGGCAACATCATCCGCGAGCACCGCGAGATGGTGGAGGCGATCCGCGCCCGCGATGCCGACCGGGCCGACGCGCTGGGCAGTTCCCACGCCGGGCTCGCGCGCAAGCGCGTGTCCGAATGCCTCACCCAGAGCATGCTGTCGGACATGGAATTGCCGCTCGGCGGCGCGCCCGACAGCCTCGCCTGA
- a CDS encoding CobW family GTP-binding protein — MDERLPLIVVTGFLGSGKTTLIRRFIETSEGGDSGLMVNEFGEAGVDHRLLVHASEAMELIDGGCLCCARRSDVAKAMHDLVRMAKDSSRAGGGLRRAILETSGLADPAPVIATLARDPWLKAHVRLASVVAVVDAVAGLRNLENRPEARRQVAIADTVVITKGDMRAAEPTAHLAAAVRAISPDARILDIQDETFRLGDVLAGRESLHAPPSPFLADAPEHDSEVSSFTLPIEGALDWPAFTLWLSALLHAHGDRILRVKGLLRTTSSNRPLAIHGVQHVMHPPTHLGADDGGPSFLVFIARGIRKAEIERSLARALDLCQAGSHMSDPARQAVAFREGIAPAA; from the coding sequence ATGGATGAACGCCTGCCCCTGATCGTCGTGACCGGCTTTCTCGGCTCGGGCAAGACGACCCTCATTCGCCGCTTCATCGAAACGTCGGAGGGCGGCGATTCCGGGCTCATGGTCAACGAGTTCGGCGAGGCGGGCGTCGATCATCGCCTGCTGGTGCATGCCAGCGAGGCGATGGAACTGATCGACGGCGGGTGCCTCTGCTGCGCCCGCCGCTCCGATGTCGCCAAGGCGATGCACGATCTGGTGCGCATGGCGAAGGACAGTTCCCGGGCCGGCGGCGGCTTGCGCCGAGCCATCCTGGAAACGTCGGGCCTTGCCGACCCGGCTCCCGTCATCGCGACCCTCGCCCGTGACCCCTGGCTGAAGGCGCATGTGCGCCTCGCCTCCGTCGTGGCGGTGGTGGACGCGGTGGCGGGCCTGCGCAATCTTGAAAACCGGCCGGAGGCGCGCCGGCAGGTGGCCATCGCCGATACGGTGGTGATCACCAAGGGCGACATGCGCGCCGCCGAGCCGACGGCCCACCTCGCCGCGGCGGTGCGCGCCATCTCTCCCGACGCGCGCATCCTCGACATTCAGGACGAGACGTTCCGGCTGGGCGACGTGCTGGCCGGGCGAGAAAGCCTGCATGCCCCGCCGTCGCCATTCCTGGCCGATGCGCCGGAGCATGATTCCGAGGTCTCCTCCTTCACGCTCCCCATCGAGGGGGCGCTGGACTGGCCGGCCTTTACGCTCTGGCTGTCGGCGCTGCTCCACGCCCATGGCGACCGCATCCTGCGGGTGAAGGGGCTGCTGCGGACAACATCCTCTAACAGGCCGCTGGCCATCCACGGCGTGCAGCATGTGATGCACCCGCCGACGCACCTCGGCGCGGACGACGGCGGGCCGTCCTTCCTCGTCTTCATCGCCCGCGGCATCCGCAAGGCGGAGATCGAGCGCAGCCTCGCCCGCGCGCTCGATCTGTGTCAGGCGGGCTCCCACATGTCGGACCCTGCGCGGCAGGCGGTGGCTTTCCGCGAAGGCATCGCCCCGGCGGCGTGA
- a CDS encoding ABC transporter ATP-binding protein, which yields MAQALSIEGINKVFERTGKPSVEALRDINLSIREGEFVSIVGASGSGKSTLLRIIDGLLPASSGVVKVSGHTVTRPGADRAMVFQQDALLPWKPVIDNVAYGLTIAGTPKRDAHATAQRFIDMAGLKGFEQHYPHQLSGGMRQRVNVARALAVNPKILLLDEPFAALDAQTREIMQTELLNIWQRSGTTVLLITHQIDEAVFLSDRVIVFSARPGSVREEIPIPLPRPRALEVKRHEAFGALVDRIWHLIEHEVRSAVADNRA from the coding sequence ATGGCACAGGCTCTCTCCATCGAAGGCATCAACAAGGTCTTCGAGCGCACGGGCAAGCCCTCCGTGGAGGCGCTGCGCGACATCAACCTCTCTATCCGCGAAGGCGAGTTCGTCTCCATCGTTGGGGCGAGCGGATCGGGCAAGTCGACGCTGCTGCGCATCATCGACGGCCTCCTGCCAGCCTCCTCCGGCGTGGTGAAGGTGTCCGGCCACACGGTGACGCGCCCGGGCGCGGACCGGGCCATGGTGTTCCAGCAGGATGCGCTCCTGCCGTGGAAGCCGGTGATCGACAATGTCGCCTACGGCCTCACCATCGCCGGCACGCCCAAGCGCGATGCCCACGCCACCGCCCAGCGCTTCATCGACATGGCGGGGCTGAAGGGCTTCGAGCAGCACTATCCGCACCAGCTCTCGGGCGGCATGCGCCAGCGCGTGAACGTCGCCCGCGCGCTGGCGGTGAATCCGAAGATCCTGCTTCTCGACGAGCCTTTCGCCGCGCTCGACGCGCAAACGCGCGAGATCATGCAGACGGAGCTGCTCAACATCTGGCAGAGGAGCGGCACCACCGTGCTGCTCATCACCCACCAGATCGACGAGGCGGTGTTCCTCTCGGACCGCGTGATCGTCTTCTCCGCCCGGCCCGGCTCGGTGCGCGAGGAAATCCCGATCCCCCTGCCGCGCCCGCGCGCGCTGGAAGTGAAGCGCCACGAGGCGTTCGGCGCGCTGGTGGATCGCATCTGGCACCTCATCGAACACGAGGTGCGGAGCGCGGTCGCCGATAACCGCGCCTGA
- a CDS encoding ABC transporter permease has translation MTAAAPFWRSVYDFLEGRSRAAGILRMLISLAFVLAVWQVLATYVVTNKLLLVPPAEVFQALAKESANGALWTNALATVSAVAASFPVAVLIGVAIGLALASSRLLALTAGPMLTALNSVPLVALAPLFIAWLGLGFASKFVLVTIFTIFPVLVTTETGLKATDKNLIEAARSFNASRWQVFTTVTLPFAVPFIVSGIRVAWARALVAIIIAEFFGSFAGFGFAILAAGQSFDTATLLAYVIMLGALGLMGSIFFEWLERRLAPWRQE, from the coding sequence ATGACCGCCGCCGCTCCCTTCTGGCGCAGCGTCTACGACTTCCTCGAAGGGCGCTCGCGCGCGGCCGGCATCCTGCGGATGCTCATCTCGCTCGCCTTCGTGCTGGCGGTCTGGCAGGTGCTGGCGACCTATGTGGTCACCAACAAGCTGCTGCTGGTGCCGCCGGCCGAGGTCTTCCAGGCGCTTGCCAAGGAGAGCGCCAACGGGGCGCTGTGGACCAACGCGCTTGCCACCGTGAGCGCGGTGGCGGCGTCCTTCCCGGTGGCGGTGCTGATCGGCGTCGCCATCGGCCTCGCGCTGGCGTCGAGCCGGCTGCTGGCGCTCACCGCCGGGCCGATGCTGACGGCGCTGAACTCGGTGCCTCTGGTGGCGCTGGCGCCGCTGTTCATCGCGTGGCTCGGGCTCGGCTTCGCCTCCAAGTTCGTGCTCGTCACCATCTTCACCATCTTCCCGGTGCTGGTGACGACCGAGACCGGCCTCAAGGCGACCGACAAGAACCTCATCGAGGCGGCGCGCTCGTTCAACGCGTCGCGCTGGCAGGTGTTCACCACGGTGACGCTGCCCTTCGCGGTGCCGTTCATCGTCTCCGGCATCCGCGTCGCCTGGGCGCGGGCGCTGGTGGCCATCATCATCGCCGAATTCTTCGGCTCGTTCGCCGGCTTCGGCTTCGCGATCCTCGCCGCCGGGCAGAGCTTCGACACCGCGACGCTGCTCGCCTACGTCATCATGCTGGGCGCGCTCGGCCTGATGGGCAGCATCTTCTTCGAGTGGCTGGAACGCCGGCTCGCGCCGTGGCGGCAAGAATGA
- a CDS encoding dihydroorotase, translating to MDTIIKNGLVVTADGRFEASIGIKDGAIAGIFEPGLEPAAAEVIDAKGLAILPGVIDMHSHHREGSLPGFEYKDTIYTSTLQCAAGGVTTSVAMPNVTPPPNTLDLLEKQFAIYERDAVVDWNFNPAPTILDEVPGMAATGIAAFKFFMVVDTGRSYPHMPGIGVHDHGKILEIMQAAAAQDVPLMIHPHDQALMDVIEQEFWARGERDALAYAKAYAAHDGVIWETAIATLLRLQKAAGCHLHILHTQTAGSVQLIREAKARGQKVTCELNPWALFLGCEWAAIQRLGSYALSYWVPEKNVPGLWEGVRDGTIDIIATDHAPHTREEKEIGWTDGWKAHTGTPSTQFYLSMFLTAATEGKLPLERVVEATSTRPARLFRLDRKGEIKPGFDADLVLVDLDTEYEVRDEDVLSLVGWSPYAGRRFKGKPVRTILRGRTIYVDGKVVGEKGYGKQAVSTARHAHKAAAE from the coding sequence GTGGACACCATCATCAAGAACGGCCTCGTCGTGACCGCCGACGGCCGCTTCGAGGCCTCCATCGGCATCAAGGACGGGGCCATCGCCGGCATCTTCGAGCCGGGGCTGGAGCCCGCCGCCGCCGAGGTGATCGACGCCAAGGGCCTCGCCATCCTGCCCGGCGTCATCGACATGCACTCGCACCACCGCGAGGGCTCGCTGCCGGGCTTCGAATACAAGGACACCATCTACACCTCGACGCTCCAGTGCGCCGCCGGCGGCGTGACCACCTCGGTCGCCATGCCCAACGTGACCCCGCCGCCCAACACCCTGGACCTGCTGGAGAAGCAGTTCGCCATCTATGAGCGCGACGCGGTGGTGGACTGGAACTTCAACCCTGCCCCCACCATCCTCGATGAAGTCCCGGGGATGGCCGCGACCGGCATCGCCGCCTTCAAATTCTTCATGGTGGTGGACACCGGTCGCTCCTATCCGCACATGCCGGGCATCGGCGTGCACGACCACGGCAAGATCCTGGAGATCATGCAGGCAGCCGCCGCGCAGGACGTGCCGCTCATGATCCATCCCCACGATCAGGCCCTGATGGACGTGATCGAACAGGAGTTCTGGGCGCGCGGGGAGCGCGACGCCCTCGCCTACGCCAAGGCCTACGCCGCCCATGACGGCGTGATCTGGGAGACCGCAATCGCCACCCTGCTGCGCCTGCAGAAGGCGGCGGGCTGCCATCTCCACATCCTGCACACCCAGACCGCCGGCTCGGTGCAGCTCATCCGCGAGGCCAAGGCGCGCGGCCAGAAGGTGACGTGCGAACTCAATCCCTGGGCGCTGTTCCTCGGCTGCGAATGGGCGGCGATCCAGCGCCTCGGCTCCTATGCGCTCTCCTACTGGGTGCCGGAGAAGAACGTGCCTGGCCTGTGGGAAGGCGTGCGCGACGGCACCATCGACATCATCGCCACCGACCATGCCCCGCACACCCGCGAGGAGAAGGAAATCGGCTGGACCGACGGCTGGAAGGCGCACACCGGAACGCCCTCGACCCAGTTCTACCTCTCCATGTTCCTGACAGCCGCCACCGAGGGCAAGCTGCCTCTGGAGCGCGTGGTGGAAGCGACCTCCACCCGCCCGGCGCGCCTGTTCCGGCTCGACCGCAAGGGCGAGATCAAGCCCGGCTTCGACGCCGATCTCGTGCTGGTGGACCTCGACACCGAATATGAGGTGCGCGACGAGGACGTGCTTTCCCTCGTCGGCTGGAGCCCCTATGCCGGCCGCCGCTTCAAGGGCAAGCCGGTGCGCACCATCCTGCGCGGCCGCACCATCTATGTGGACGGCAAGGTGGTGGGCGAGAAGGGTTACGGCAAGCAGGCCGTCTCCACCGCCCGTCACGCGCACAAGGCCGCGGCGGAATGA
- a CDS encoding CobW family GTP-binding protein: MAHFRDMRTPVTLLTGFLGSGKTTLLNGWLRDPALSDAAVIVNEFGEIGIDHALIAASSDNTIELSTGCLCCTVKGDLVETLRDLTEKRARGEVKAFARVIIETTGMADPGPVIQALITFPVARAYRLGRVVTAVDAVQGMGTLDRHAEARKQVGVADEVVLTKADLAGSDLAPLEARIAGLSPGARLHRSSLTHLAQPTLLDGIDPADPNTRPSEVRAWLRAEAFEAADPVTHREDIGSFCLAFEEPLHWEHVSAWLDALVIAHGDDLLRVKGILAIAGRPRPVVVQAVQRLFSPPVELAAWPEGMAGSRIVFITRGLSQAYVTEVLDVIRTRPVALDLAS; the protein is encoded by the coding sequence ATGGCCCATTTTCGCGACATGCGGACGCCGGTGACGCTGCTCACCGGCTTCCTCGGATCGGGCAAGACCACCCTGCTCAACGGGTGGCTGCGGGATCCCGCGCTGAGCGACGCGGCCGTGATCGTCAACGAGTTCGGCGAGATCGGCATCGACCATGCCCTCATCGCCGCGAGTTCGGACAACACCATCGAGCTGTCCACCGGCTGCCTGTGCTGCACCGTGAAGGGCGACCTCGTGGAGACGCTCCGCGACCTCACCGAGAAGCGCGCCCGCGGCGAGGTGAAGGCGTTCGCGCGGGTCATCATCGAGACCACCGGCATGGCCGATCCCGGCCCGGTCATCCAGGCACTGATCACCTTCCCCGTGGCCCGCGCCTATCGCCTCGGGCGGGTGGTGACGGCGGTGGACGCGGTGCAGGGCATGGGCACGCTCGACCGCCACGCTGAGGCCCGCAAGCAGGTGGGCGTCGCCGACGAGGTGGTGCTCACCAAGGCCGATCTGGCGGGCAGCGACCTCGCCCCGCTGGAAGCCCGCATCGCCGGCCTGTCCCCCGGCGCGCGGCTGCATCGCTCCTCGCTCACGCATCTTGCCCAGCCGACATTGCTCGACGGCATCGACCCCGCCGATCCCAACACCCGCCCCAGCGAAGTGCGCGCCTGGCTGCGCGCGGAAGCCTTCGAGGCGGCGGACCCGGTGACCCACCGGGAGGACATCGGCTCCTTCTGCCTCGCATTCGAGGAGCCCCTGCACTGGGAGCACGTTTCGGCGTGGCTCGATGCGCTGGTCATCGCCCATGGCGACGATCTGCTGCGGGTGAAGGGCATCCTCGCCATCGCCGGCCGCCCCAGGCCGGTGGTGGTGCAGGCCGTTCAGCGGCTGTTCTCGCCGCCGGTCGAGCTTGCCGCCTGGCCGGAGGGCATGGCGGGCTCGCGCATCGTCTTCATCACCCGCGGCCTGTCGCAGGCCTACGTGACCGAGGTGCTGGACGTGATCCGCACCCGCCCCGTGGCGCTCGATCTCGCATCCTGA
- a CDS encoding ABC transporter substrate-binding protein has translation MTRVVTRRLAAALAATFALSCATALPFSPAAAQGAPKTEVKLAVLAPSALLWLHAIAVEKGFYDKRNITVRELRASDSPALLQAVASGSADAGISLGDLAVRAIDKGAPVIIAGAVLDKTILRLYGAKGTASVKDLAGKPLTAGAVKGGTANLLKFQLKQAGVDPAGAQMVSIANSRDRIIAMGNGQVAGALLIAPFDTLAGRDGAVLLDVYREPYVQTPLVLNKSWGEAPATRPAAIALTQALKEAAAFIDDPANKDAAIDVLAAYTKTPRDVVEDSYAFIVKEQKAIPADLAVKAAGLENLYKIDTAVGGDPQTQAFDLKRYYDPSYIAGK, from the coding sequence ATGACGCGCGTCGTGACACGCCGCCTCGCAGCCGCTCTGGCGGCGACCTTCGCCCTGAGCTGCGCAACCGCCCTGCCCTTCTCGCCCGCCGCTGCGCAGGGCGCTCCGAAGACCGAGGTGAAGCTCGCGGTCCTCGCCCCCAGCGCCCTGCTCTGGCTGCACGCCATCGCCGTGGAAAAGGGCTTCTACGACAAGCGCAACATCACCGTGCGCGAACTGCGCGCGTCGGACAGCCCGGCGCTGCTGCAGGCGGTCGCATCGGGCAGCGCGGACGCGGGCATCTCGCTGGGCGACCTCGCGGTGCGCGCCATCGACAAGGGCGCCCCGGTCATCATCGCCGGCGCGGTGCTCGACAAGACCATCCTGCGCCTCTACGGCGCCAAGGGCACGGCCTCGGTGAAGGATCTCGCCGGCAAGCCGCTGACCGCCGGAGCGGTCAAGGGCGGCACGGCCAACCTCCTGAAATTTCAGCTGAAGCAGGCGGGCGTGGACCCGGCCGGCGCGCAGATGGTGTCCATTGCCAACTCGCGCGACCGCATCATCGCCATGGGCAACGGGCAGGTCGCGGGCGCGCTCCTCATCGCCCCCTTCGACACCCTCGCGGGGCGCGACGGCGCCGTGCTGCTCGATGTCTATCGTGAGCCCTATGTGCAGACGCCCCTCGTGCTGAACAAGTCCTGGGGCGAAGCCCCCGCCACCCGCCCTGCGGCGATCGCGCTGACGCAGGCGCTGAAAGAGGCGGCCGCCTTCATCGACGACCCGGCCAACAAGGATGCGGCCATCGACGTGCTCGCCGCCTACACCAAGACGCCGCGCGACGTGGTGGAGGATTCCTACGCCTTCATCGTGAAGGAGCAGAAGGCGATCCCCGCCGATCTCGCCGTGAAGGCGGCCGGCCTCGAAAACCTCTACAAGATCGACACGGCCGTGGGGGGCGATCCCCAGACCCAGGCCTTCGACCTCAAGCGCTATTACGACCCGAGCTACATCGCCGGCAAGTGA
- a CDS encoding IclR family transcriptional regulator, translating to MASRILQVMGLFRGRPWPLTVEDIAQETGVSQSSAYRDVQELCRAGFLDPVIGAGYVLGPAFIEYDRLLRQGDTLIPIASRVMRDLLDQTTQRATAILCRRYRDTVMCVHQEHGSAPHPITTYERGVAMPLFAGASSKVVLAHLDDRSLKRIYLDNEDIIRARLGHGDWKAFKAEVRAIRRDGVAETVSEVAEGRAGVAAPVLVNKQVIAGVSLVLAAEDLAGASPAIRAAVIDAGRRISEEIAGSGTWVAR from the coding sequence GTGGCCAGCAGGATTCTTCAGGTGATGGGCTTGTTTCGCGGGCGCCCATGGCCGCTGACGGTGGAGGACATCGCGCAGGAGACGGGCGTGTCCCAGAGTTCCGCCTATCGCGACGTGCAGGAACTTTGCCGGGCCGGCTTCCTCGATCCGGTCATCGGCGCGGGCTATGTGCTCGGCCCCGCCTTCATCGAGTACGACCGGCTTCTGCGGCAGGGGGACACGCTGATCCCCATCGCCTCGCGGGTGATGCGCGACCTGCTCGACCAGACCACCCAACGTGCGACGGCCATCCTGTGCCGGCGCTATCGCGACACGGTGATGTGCGTCCATCAGGAGCACGGCAGCGCGCCCCATCCCATCACCACCTACGAGCGGGGCGTCGCCATGCCGCTCTTCGCCGGCGCGTCATCCAAGGTGGTGCTGGCGCATCTCGACGACCGCTCCCTCAAGCGGATCTATCTCGACAACGAGGACATCATCCGCGCCCGGCTCGGACATGGCGACTGGAAGGCCTTCAAGGCCGAGGTGCGGGCCATCCGCCGGGACGGGGTGGCGGAGACGGTCTCCGAGGTCGCGGAGGGGCGCGCCGGTGTCGCGGCCCCGGTGCTCGTGAACAAGCAGGTCATCGCCGGGGTCAGCCTTGTGCTCGCGGCCGAGGACCTCGCCGGCGCCTCGCCGGCCATCCGCGCCGCGGTCATCGACGCGGGGCGGCGGATTTCCGAGGAGATCGCCGGCAGCGGCACGTGGGTGGCGCGGTAG
- a CDS encoding dihydrodipicolinate synthase family protein, whose translation MLLDASASGLFPIAPTPFTPDGKIDEGSLDTLIARYLAAGATGVTVLGIMGEAPKLEPEESLAVTARFIAGFGQLPVIVGVSAPGLAAMRWLARAAMDKGAAGVMIAPPPSLRTDDQITGYYRQAIEAIGDDIPFVIQDYPLTLTVQMTPKVIRQIVQENPSCVMLKHEDWPGLEKISALRAFQKEGSMRPISILTGNGALFLDFEMERGADGAMTGYAFPEMLGDVVKLQKAGEREAAHDLFDAHLPLLRYEQQQGVGLAVRKYVMMKRGFIASDAQRKPGSSLSATARAEVDYLLSRLARHDPRALV comes from the coding sequence ATGCTTCTCGACGCCAGCGCCTCCGGCCTGTTCCCCATCGCCCCCACCCCGTTCACGCCGGACGGGAAGATCGACGAGGGCTCCCTCGACACCCTGATCGCGCGCTATCTCGCAGCCGGCGCCACCGGCGTCACGGTGCTCGGCATCATGGGCGAGGCGCCCAAGCTGGAGCCGGAGGAATCGCTTGCCGTCACCGCGCGCTTCATCGCCGGCTTCGGCCAGCTGCCGGTCATCGTCGGCGTCTCGGCGCCGGGCCTTGCCGCCATGCGCTGGCTGGCGCGCGCTGCCATGGACAAGGGCGCGGCGGGCGTCATGATCGCCCCGCCGCCGAGCCTGCGCACGGACGACCAGATCACCGGCTATTACCGGCAGGCCATCGAGGCCATCGGCGACGATATCCCCTTCGTCATCCAGGATTATCCGCTCACCCTCACCGTGCAGATGACGCCCAAGGTCATCCGCCAGATCGTTCAGGAGAACCCCTCCTGCGTGATGCTGAAGCACGAGGACTGGCCGGGGCTGGAGAAGATCTCGGCGCTGCGCGCCTTCCAGAAGGAAGGCTCCATGCGCCCCATCTCCATCCTCACCGGCAACGGCGCGCTGTTCCTCGATTTCGAGATGGAGCGCGGGGCGGACGGCGCCATGACCGGCTACGCCTTCCCCGAGATGCTGGGCGATGTCGTGAAGTTGCAGAAGGCCGGCGAGCGGGAGGCGGCGCATGACCTGTTCGACGCGCATTTGCCGCTGCTGCGCTACGAGCAACAGCAGGGCGTCGGTCTCGCGGTGCGCAAATATGTGATGATGAAGCGCGGCTTCATCGCCTCCGACGCCCAGCGCAAGCCGGGCTCGTCCCTCTCCGCCACCGCGCGGGCGGAAGTGGACTACCTGCTCTCCCGCCTCGCCCGGCACGACCCCCGCGCGCTGGTCTGA
- a CDS encoding SDR family oxidoreductase codes for MDLGLKGKTALVLGAGGGLGSAIAATLAAEGAKVALGDIDLAAAGAVAERIAAVGGEAMALKFDLSDLAGIDARIAEIEAKLGPVDVLVNNTGGPPPTPAAGQDPALWAKSFNDMVLSVIAIADRVLPGMRARKWGRIITSTSSGVVAPIPNLAISNALRLSLVGWSKTLSREVARDGITANIILPGRIATDRIKFLDAKKAERENRSVEEVSAESTASIPVGRYGDPQEYANVVAFLAGTPSSYVNGSVIRVDGGLIASI; via the coding sequence ATGGATCTCGGACTGAAAGGCAAGACGGCCCTCGTGCTCGGCGCAGGCGGCGGGCTCGGCAGCGCCATCGCGGCGACGCTGGCGGCGGAAGGCGCCAAGGTGGCGCTGGGCGACATCGACCTCGCCGCCGCCGGTGCGGTGGCGGAGCGCATCGCGGCCGTTGGCGGAGAAGCGATGGCGCTGAAGTTCGACCTCTCCGACCTTGCGGGCATCGATGCGCGCATCGCCGAGATCGAGGCGAAGCTCGGCCCGGTGGACGTGCTGGTCAACAACACCGGCGGCCCGCCCCCCACGCCGGCCGCCGGCCAGGACCCGGCCCTGTGGGCGAAGAGCTTCAATGACATGGTGCTCTCGGTGATCGCCATCGCCGACCGGGTGCTGCCCGGCATGCGCGCGCGCAAGTGGGGCCGCATCATCACCTCCACCTCCTCCGGCGTGGTGGCGCCCATTCCCAACCTCGCCATTTCGAACGCGCTGCGCCTGTCGCTGGTGGGCTGGTCCAAGACGCTCTCCCGCGAGGTGGCGCGCGACGGAATCACCGCCAACATCATCCTGCCCGGCCGCATCGCCACCGACCGCATCAAGTTCCTCGATGCCAAGAAGGCCGAGCGCGAGAACCGCTCCGTGGAGGAGGTGTCGGCGGAAAGCACGGCCTCCATCCCCGTCGGCCGCTACGGCGACCCGCAGGAATATGCCAACGTGGTGGCCTTCCTCGCCGGCACGCCCTCGTCCTATGTCAACGGCTCGGTCATCCGCGTGGATGGCGGCCTCATCGCCAGCATCTGA
- a CDS encoding GntR family transcriptional regulator produces the protein MSEASLPASRADEQAEVQRRLEDDIIFGRFAPGSRLVEDTLMARYGASRHYIRQALVQLERTGVVRREKNVGATVCSYSAQEVQQIYAVREMLTRQAALMIPLPAPPELIARLKEIQADYCRNADAGNLRGIHETNDLFHLTLFSGCGNPYLVRTLHDYMGYTLPMRAKNLADHAGLQLSRRQHDIMIELLQGTDSWALAQLCVDHMQYSKADYLARTAGTAASGRLAIAD, from the coding sequence ATGAGCGAAGCGTCCCTACCCGCATCCCGCGCCGACGAGCAGGCCGAGGTCCAGCGCCGGCTGGAGGATGACATCATCTTCGGCCGTTTCGCCCCCGGCTCGCGGCTGGTGGAAGACACGCTGATGGCGCGCTACGGCGCCTCGCGGCACTACATCCGCCAGGCGCTGGTGCAGCTGGAGCGCACCGGCGTGGTGCGGCGCGAGAAGAATGTGGGCGCCACGGTCTGCTCCTATTCGGCGCAGGAGGTGCAGCAGATCTATGCGGTGCGCGAGATGCTCACCCGGCAGGCGGCGCTGATGATCCCTTTGCCCGCCCCGCCGGAGCTGATCGCCCGCCTCAAGGAGATCCAGGCCGACTATTGCCGCAACGCCGACGCCGGCAACCTGCGCGGCATCCACGAGACCAACGACCTGTTCCACCTGACGCTGTTCTCGGGCTGCGGAAATCCCTATCTCGTGCGCACGCTGCACGACTACATGGGCTATACCCTGCCCATGCGCGCCAAGAATCTCGCCGACCACGCCGGCCTCCAGCTCTCCCGCCGCCAGCACGACATCATGATCGAGCTGCTGCAGGGAACGGACAGCTGGGCGCTCGCGCAGCTCTGCGTCGATCACATGCAGTACAGCAAGGCCGACTACCTCGCGCGCACCGCCGGCACGGCGGCCTCCGGCCGGCTGGCCATCGCCGACTGA